The DNA segment tattgttatataatattgaatttcagttttgtgaaattaagaaatgataaacatttttttgttatcacaGTACGTCACGACATTTTTatgctaataataaaattagcaatAATTATGACATACGAGTATACGACAATGTTGACATATCAAATGTCATGTTTTCAAATTGGTTGCATAAAAATGTTCTTAAAAATCGTTCTTATCATGccttattttgaaattattcatTAGTTACGAAATTAGTTCTCCATTCAGGAAAAgctgaaatgaaatgtttaaagtgtaaaacaaatttaaatgtaaattttaaaatacagttaatatttgtatattttaaatttgttcagccatacatttatattatatttaagtattcttaatattatctttccttatttttatgtcttttctttcattacgaatatttatttttatgacgaATGATCTGCACAATGATCTGCACAATTCGAAATAACTAAACCCCGAATGCTCCATTGACATTTGCCCTTTTCTGTTCTCCTGCAGTGGCAAAAGAATGAGGTCAGCACATATTATTTACTATATCGCTGGATATGGGCGTTATTCTTTCTGGCCGTTTACATCACTTGCATCATTTTGCAATTCTGCGAAGGCAAATTCTTCATCTATATGACCAACTGGGGCTTCGGTCTGATCACGATAACTATGCTGATATCCGCGGTGATGGTCACACGATGGCACTACGATCTACAGAATGTGCGGAGTCTGGTAAACGAGGCGGGGCAAAAGGGGCGCACAACGTGGGGACTTAAGATCTATTGGTGGCTCTACAATATGTCTCTGCTATTGGCACTGATCATATCCACCATATACTGGATATTTCTGAATGGTCGCATGAGTGAGTATGAGCATAAATTGGATATTTAATTCGAATGACAAATAACTAATCATATGTGCATTATGTTTTGCAGACAAACCAGCGCGATTTCCGGCGATTAGCGCTATAACACATGCGctcaattctatttttattctCATCGATTTTATGGTCGTCGCATTTCCGCTGCGATTGCTGCACATGGTGCAGACCATGGTCCTGGCCattgtcttctttttattcACCCTCATCTACCATCTCTACGGCGGCACCGACGAGTAAGTAGCCCGCACTCTTCACTCTCTGTACGAGTAtagacaatttaattaaattcatttatttcacttaCAGATTTAACAACCACTATGTCTATCCCATTTTGGACTGGAATAATCCAATGCGCTGCCTGGTGACCTTCATCGGAGTCTTCTTGATGATCGTTTGCTATTGGCTGATCCTCTTTGGTTTGCATAAGCTGAAGCAGGCCTTTAATCGCGCCTTCAGCGTTGTCTGGACGCCCCATTCAGTGGGTCTAATATAAGACCCAGTGCTGACTTTTTCACATCATCAACTGCTAGTAGTTTTAAGTATCACCACCAGCATTATTTCCTAATTCTCACATAATCACTTTCTAACCACCCACAGTTGTATGTATggatttacacacacacatactcacaagACACTGTCATCacatattgcatttatttatgacattttaTAGTTAAATTATTTCGTTAGCCAGTAATTGCTAAGTGAATAGTCTAATGTTCCTTAACGCCAAAGCAAAATATCTTGGCTTTAgctagtattttttttatcggTATAAACTATTGAATAAAGGTTCTTACCATGGAATCCATAGTATATGAAATTGTTGAAGAAATTGGATGAAGGttacattttccatttggAATGgggttaaatattaaattgttgatgcaataatgaataaaatgctcaatatttgaaacaattattgtaaatataataattagaatttaattttatggaaATGGTTCCTTTAAAACGtgttatttcaaataataataaaaatctgaTAAGCTTAACATTGATTTGAAACactattaaataatcaaatttatttcagcTGAACAAAAGTTGCGATAAACCGAAAATAATAACTtcttattacattaaaaaaaaaaagaaaaataattataataatgatacaaatatgaaattcgtTGTATAAACTTGATATACCCGTTGCAAAAGTAAGGGTAAAAAGGCCAATGACATACTTATTTATGTGTGGAATTGTGTAAGTGTTAAAGAGAATATAGTAAATAAGTAAGTcggaacacacacatatgtatgtacatatggctaaatatatttttaactttcaTTACTCACAGCACATTTACCCACTCTCTCATTGGTTTCATATTCCtccttttaattgaattgccaaATCGCTTTGATCGATAGAAGCAAATGTGCATTGTATGATGATTATTATTCGTCCCACATTTGAAGCAGTAAAGCTCCCAGCTTCAACGGATTGTACCGAATCCGAAGAATGAGTCAGCAAGGTAAATTTGGAGGCACTTCAAATTATTGCCAAATTATATTgttaagaaaataaagttaTGGTCTTACGAGCATATCGTCTGCTAAACCAACAAACTGAAACGAGTTCTCTGCAGAGAAAAACACATCAAAAGGTACAGAGAAACTAAATGAGACGATAGAGAAAGAGCGTGAtagggagacagagagggagagagacagaaaaacAAACTGCACACAGTTAGATTGAGGTTTGCTTTAACTGTTTTTATTCTGTTCACGCCCGTTGCCAAAATGTGAACaaaacagagagacagagagagagagagagataaaagACTAATTACTCTACCTCTGTAGCGCCCATGaggaaattttaaaatttgtaacaaCACAGATC comes from the Drosophila sulfurigaster albostrigata strain 15112-1811.04 chromosome 2L, ASM2355843v2, whole genome shotgun sequence genome and includes:
- the LOC133841681 gene encoding protein rolling stone isoform X2, whose amino-acid sequence is MKCLKCKTNLNWQKNEVSTYYLLYRWIWALFFLAVYITCIILQFCEGKFFIYMTNWGFGLITITMLISAVMVTRWHYDLQNVRSLVNEAGQKGRTTWGLKIYWWLYNMSLLLALIISTIYWIFLNGRMNKPARFPAISAITHALNSIFILIDFMVVAFPLRLLHMVQTMVLAIVFFLFTLIYHLYGGTDEFNNHYVYPILDWNNPMRCLVTFIGVFLMIVCYWLILFGLHKLKQAFNRAFSVVWTPHSVGLI
- the LOC133841681 gene encoding protein rolling stone isoform X1, with translation MQFLKRFGKGLNKELQVKNFGFEYNHVHLFYKSLWQKNEVSTYYLLYRWIWALFFLAVYITCIILQFCEGKFFIYMTNWGFGLITITMLISAVMVTRWHYDLQNVRSLVNEAGQKGRTTWGLKIYWWLYNMSLLLALIISTIYWIFLNGRMNKPARFPAISAITHALNSIFILIDFMVVAFPLRLLHMVQTMVLAIVFFLFTLIYHLYGGTDEFNNHYVYPILDWNNPMRCLVTFIGVFLMIVCYWLILFGLHKLKQAFNRAFSVVWTPHSVGLI